In Geotoga petraea, the following are encoded in one genomic region:
- a CDS encoding glycerophosphodiester phosphodiesterase family protein produces the protein MDIKILGHRGYRAKFPENTILSFIKALENGADGIEFDARLTKDGVVIIHHDDFFKDREGKEIKINTLSFDELRKFNPSIPRLQEVLEELPRDTYYNLEIKEKEASVKSYELMKNFGVLDNTLFSSFDVEALKKIRKMDKEAKIGLLVDYESLKNIDDIHEELNLYSVNLYIDKIVEFGVDYASKFIGNWKSHGMKIFLWTVNSVEHLRLMKGYYDGVITDKVEEVVEYLR, from the coding sequence ATGGATATAAAAATTTTGGGTCATAGGGGATACAGAGCAAAATTTCCAGAAAACACAATTCTTTCTTTTATTAAAGCTCTTGAAAACGGAGCAGACGGCATAGAGTTCGATGCAAGGTTGACAAAAGATGGAGTTGTAATAATCCATCACGATGACTTTTTTAAGGACAGAGAAGGCAAAGAAATCAAAATAAACACTTTATCTTTTGATGAGTTAAGAAAATTTAACCCTTCTATTCCCAGGCTTCAAGAGGTTTTGGAAGAGTTACCAAGGGATACTTATTATAATTTGGAGATCAAAGAAAAAGAAGCATCTGTTAAATCTTATGAGTTAATGAAGAATTTTGGTGTTTTGGACAACACTCTTTTTTCTTCTTTTGACGTGGAAGCCTTAAAAAAGATAAGAAAAATGGATAAAGAAGCGAAAATAGGCCTTTTGGTTGATTATGAGTCTCTTAAAAATATAGATGATATACATGAAGAGTTAAACTTATACTCGGTTAACTTATATATTGATAAGATAGTTGAATTTGGTGTAGACTATGCCTCCAAGTTCATAGGAAATTGGAAATCTCACGGTATGAAAATATTTTTATGGACAGTTAATAGTGTGGAACATTTGAGGCTGATGAAAGGGTACTATGATGGTGTTATAACAGACAAAGTGGAAGAAGTAGTAGAATACTTACGTTAG
- a CDS encoding SLC45 family MFS transporter, translating to MKFNGWKLFVLGLGFFGVSIIWPLYNAYVPIFLKDFNLSSFWVGTVMTFDNIFAILMLPVIGAMSDQTRTRFGRRKPYIMFGAPLAAVFFILIPIVKDFAMLPLLMLVIVFMNFFMAIFRSPVVALMPDVTPSKFRSQANGVINFMGGLGALLAFFAGKPLYDANQNYPFLAGALIMLAAVMVLLTFIKEDKKYTIKETAIEKKSGFIKNGLVELMGNLKDAFTNKEKSLLFMLLSILFWFIGFNAIETFFTTYAKFHVGIPESTGALIMGVFSLVFMVFAIPAGFIGAKVGRKKTIFSGIFLLSFIILLTYILGNSSLLEEPTKFRNILFVLFAFGGMGWSLINVNSLPMVVDMTTNEKSGGYTGLYYFFSMAANIFAPPLAGLFMDIIDYNVLMVFSLFFFVLASITLIFVKRGETQEQE from the coding sequence ATGAAATTTAATGGCTGGAAGCTTTTTGTTTTGGGTTTAGGTTTTTTTGGGGTCAGCATAATTTGGCCTCTTTATAATGCTTATGTTCCAATATTTTTGAAAGATTTCAATTTATCGTCTTTTTGGGTTGGAACTGTTATGACTTTTGACAATATTTTTGCTATATTGATGCTCCCTGTTATTGGTGCTATGTCTGACCAAACAAGAACAAGGTTTGGAAGGCGTAAACCTTATATAATGTTTGGAGCACCATTGGCGGCTGTATTTTTCATTTTGATTCCAATAGTAAAAGATTTTGCGATGTTACCGTTGTTGATGTTAGTGATTGTTTTTATGAATTTTTTTATGGCAATTTTTAGATCACCTGTAGTAGCTTTAATGCCAGATGTTACCCCATCTAAATTCAGAAGTCAGGCTAATGGGGTTATAAATTTCATGGGTGGACTCGGGGCGTTGTTGGCATTTTTTGCTGGAAAACCATTGTACGACGCAAATCAAAATTATCCGTTTTTAGCTGGTGCGTTGATAATGCTTGCGGCAGTTATGGTGTTATTAACTTTCATAAAAGAAGATAAAAAATATACAATAAAAGAAACAGCAATAGAAAAGAAATCAGGGTTTATTAAGAATGGTTTAGTAGAATTGATGGGGAATTTGAAAGACGCTTTTACAAATAAAGAAAAGTCTTTGTTATTTATGCTTTTGTCTATTTTGTTTTGGTTTATAGGTTTCAACGCTATAGAGACATTTTTTACAACTTATGCCAAATTTCATGTTGGAATTCCGGAGAGTACAGGAGCCCTTATTATGGGTGTTTTTTCTTTGGTTTTTATGGTTTTCGCCATTCCAGCGGGATTTATTGGGGCCAAAGTTGGGCGTAAAAAAACTATTTTTTCTGGTATTTTTCTTTTGAGCTTTATTATTTTGTTGACATATATTTTGGGAAATTCTTCTCTTTTGGAAGAGCCAACAAAATTTAGAAATATTCTTTTTGTTTTGTTTGCATTTGGAGGTATGGGTTGGTCGTTGATTAATGTGAACTCTCTTCCAATGGTAGTTGACATGACGACAAATGAAAAATCCGGTGGATATACTGGATTGTACTACTTTTTCTCTATGGCAGCTAATATTTTTGCGCCACCTTTAGCTGGATTGTTTATGGACATAATTGATTATAATGTATTGATGGTTTTTTCTTTGTTTTTCTTTGTTTTAGCTTCTATCACTTTGATTTTCGTGAAAAGAGGAGAAACACAAGAGCAAGAATAG